The Epinephelus lanceolatus isolate andai-2023 chromosome 14, ASM4190304v1, whole genome shotgun sequence genome has a window encoding:
- the LOC117251648 gene encoding LOW QUALITY PROTEIN: olfactory receptor 4K15-like (The sequence of the model RefSeq protein was modified relative to this genomic sequence to represent the inferred CDS: deleted 1 base in 1 codon) has product MTNSTEIVSFVLTMYTNIGKFKHLYFILAMLLYISVIFANTCLIVVIYVDRNLHEPMYVFLCCLFVNEIWGSTSMLPCLMVHILSDTHEISAFYCFIQIFNTHSYVAIEFGTLTIMAYDRYVCICKPLNYNVLMTIRKVQIGILVIWMISFLEVGVLLSFTIHLKFCGTVIRKISCDNHLVVELSCSPDRTMLYLHDVVFGLLFTVAFPLSYISYTYVRFFAVCL; this is encoded by the exons ATGACAAACTCAACAGAGATTGTGTCCTTTGTGTTGACTATGTACACTAACATAGGGAAGTTTAAGCACCTGTATTTCATCCTGGCAATGCTGTTATACATATCTGTTATTTTTGCTAACACTTGtcttattgttgttatttacgtgGACAGAAATCTGCATGAGCCCATGTATGTATTcctgtgctgtttgtttgtaaaTGAAATCTGGGGCAGCACATCTATGCTGCCCTGCTTGATGGTACATATCTTGTCAGACACTCATGAAATTTCTGCCTTTTACTGCTTTATTCAAATATTTAACACTCATTCATATGTAGCTATTGAATTTGGAACGCTGACAATAATGGCATATGACAGATATGTATGTATTTGCAAGCCTTTAAATTACAACGTCCTGATGACAATTAGAAAAGTACAAATTGGCATCCTTGTTATTTGGATGATTTCTTTTTTAGAGGTTGGAGTTTTGTTGTCTTTCACTATTCATCTAAAGTTTTGTGGGACTGTTATC AGGAAAATATCTTGTGATAACCATCTCGTCGTTGAACTGTCTTGTTCACCGGACAGAACAATGTTGTATCTGcatgatgttgtttttggcCTTCTTTTTACTGTTGCATTTCCTCTCAGTTATATTTCATACACGTATGTTAGGTtctttgctgtgtgtctgtga
- the LOC117250423 gene encoding olfactory receptor 52L1-like: protein MTNSTEIVSFVLTMYTNIGKFKHLYFILAMLLYISVIFANTCLIVVIYVDRNLHEPMYVFLCCLFANEIWGSTSMLPCLMVHILSDTHEISAFYCFIQIFNIHSYVAIEFGTLTIMAYDRYVCICKPLNYNVLMTIGKVQIGILVIWMISFLEVGVLLSFTIRLKFCGTVIQKISCDNHLVVELSCSPDRTMSYLHDVVFGLLFTVAVPLSYISYTYVRIFAVCLKVSKQTKMKAFDTCLPHFFSLMSFVFAGFYNLISQRFDMTFVPHELRVILTMYGPIVQPLLNPMIYGLKLSKIRHAFNVVFKLKQ from the coding sequence ATGACAAACTCAACAGAGATTGTGTCCTTTGTGTTGACTATGTACACTAACATAGGGAAGTTTAAGCACCTGTATTTCATCCTGGCAATGCTGTTATACATATCTGTTATTTTTGCTAACACTTGtcttattgttgttatttacgtgGACAGAAATCTGCATGAGCCCATGTATGTATTCCTGTGCTGTTTGTTTGCAAATGAAATCTGGGGCAGCACATCTATGCTGCCCTGCTTGATGGTACATATCTTGTCAGACACTCATGAAATTTCTGCCTTTTACTGCTTTattcaaatatttaatattcattcatacGTAGCTATTGAATTTGGAACATTGACAATAATGGCATATGACAGATATGTATGTATTTGCAAGCCTTTAAATTACAACGTCCTGATGACAATTGGAAAAGTACAAATTGGCATCCTTGTTATTTGGATGATTTCTTTTTTAGAGGTTGGAGTTTTGTTGTCTTTCACTATTCGTCTAAAGTTTTGTGGGACTGTTATCCAGAAAATATCTTGTGATAACCATCTTGTCGTTGAACTGTCTTGTTCACCGGACAGAACGATGTCGTATCTGcatgatgttgtttttggcCTTCTTTTTACTGTTGCAGTTCCGCTCAGTTATATTTCATACACGTATGTTAGGAtctttgctgtgtgtttaaAGGTGTCCAAACAGACCAAAATGAAAGCCTTTGATACGTGCTTGCCACATTTCTTTTCACTCATGAGCTTTGTCTTTGCTGGTTTTTATAACCTGATCAGTCAAAGATTTGACATGACGTTTGTTCCACATGAGCTGCGTGTTATTTTGACGATGTACGGACCGATCGTTCAGCCTCTTCTAAATCCAATGATATACGGTCTGAAGCTGTCAAAGATTAGGCATGCTTTCAATGtggtttttaaattaaaacagtaa